One Meles meles chromosome 11, mMelMel3.1 paternal haplotype, whole genome shotgun sequence DNA segment encodes these proteins:
- the LOC123952840 gene encoding interferon alpha-1/2-like, producing the protein MALPCSFLVALVVLSCHSLGSLGCDLPQDHGLLHWRALLLLRQMRRLSASSCDKYTSDFGFPQEVFDGKQLQKAQALSVVHVTSQKTFHLFCTEASPAPWNTTLLEELCSGLSEQLGHLEACPLQEAGVQETPLVNGDSILRNYFQRISLYLQEKQYSPCAWEMVRAEIMKPLYASTALQERFRRKK; encoded by the coding sequence ATGGCCCTGCCCTGTTCCTTCTTGGTGGCCCTGGTGGTGCTCAGCTGCCACTCCCTTGGCTCTCTGGGATGTGACCTGCCTCAGGACCATGGCCTGCTGCACTGGAGGGCCTTGTTGCTCCTTCGACAAATGAGGAGACTGTCTGCTAGCTCCTGTGACAAGTACACAAGTGACTTTGGCTTCCCCCAGGAGGTATTTGATGGCAAGCAGCTGCAGAAGGCTCAAGCCCTCTCTGTTGTCCATGTGACGAGCCAGAAGACCTTCCACCTCTTCTGCACAGAGGCCTCACCTGCTCCCTGGAACACGACCCTCCTGGAGGAATTGTGCTCGGGACTCTCTGAGCAGCTGGGCCACCTGGAAGCCTGTCCCCTGCAGGAGGCGGGGGTGCAAGAGACGCCCCTCGTGAATGGGGACTCCATCCTGAGGAACTACTTCCAGAGAATCTCCCTCTATCTGCAAGAGAAGCAATACAGCCCTTGTGCCTGGGAGATGGTCCGAGCAGAGATCATGAAACCCTTGTATGCATCAACAGCCTTGCAAGAAAGATTCAGGAGAAAGAAGTGA
- the LOC123952848 gene encoding interferon alpha-1/2-like: MALPCSFLVALVVLSCHSLSSLACDLPQDHGLLHWRALMLLRQMRRLSASSCDKYTNDFGFPQEVFDSKQLQKAQALSVIHVTNQKTFHLFCTEASPAPWNTTLLVELCSGLSKQLGHLEACPLQEAGVGETPLVNGDSILRNYFQRISLYLQEKQYSPCAWEMVRAEIMKPLYASTALQKRLRSRK; this comes from the coding sequence ATGGCCCTGCCCTGCTCCTTCTTGGTGGCCCTGGTGGTGCTCAGCTGCCACTCCCTCAGCTCTCTGGCATGTGACCTTCCTCAGGACCACGGTCTGCTGCACTGGAGGGCCTTGATGCTCCTAAGACAAATGAGGAGACTGTCTGCTAGCTCCTGTGACAAGTACACAAACGACTTTGGCTTCCCCCAGGAGGTGTTTGACAGCAAGCAGCTGCAGAAGGCTCAAGCCCTCTCTGTCATCCATGTGACAAACCAGAAGACCTTCCACCTCTTCTGCACAGAGGCCTCACCTGCTCCCTGGAACACAACTCTCCTGGTGGAACTGTGCTCGGGACTTTCTAAGCAGCTGGGCCACCTGGAAGCCTGTCCCCTGcaggaggctggggtgggagagACGCCCCTCGTCAATGGGGACTCCATCCTGAGGAACTACTTCCAGAGGATCTCCCTCTACCTGCAAGAGAAGCAGTACAGCCCTTGTGCCTGGGAGATGGTCCGAGCCGAGATCATGAAACCCTTGTATGCATCAACTGCCTTGCAAAAGAGATTAAGGAGCAGGAAGTGA